The DNA sequence TATGGCCGCGGCCCGGCCATGATGGTGCTGCCAGACATCAAGATGCTCAACGAGATGGAGAAGACGACCCTGCGCGCCGGGCACATGGCCGTCGATCCTCCGCTGCTGCTGCTTGAGGACGGTGCCCTGCAGGGGTTCCAGATGCGACCGCGCGCGCTCAACTTCGGCGGCATCGATGGCGAGGGACGGCAAATGGTGCAGCCGCTCAAGACAGGTGCGAACCTGCCCTGGCAGATCGAAATGAACGACGGCAAGCGCAAGCTGATCAACGAGGCGTTCCTGGTCACGCTGTTCCAGATCCTCGTCGAGACGCCGCAAATCACCGCCACCGAGGCGATGCTGCGGGCGCAGGAGAAGGGGCAACTGCTCGCCCCGACCATGGGCCGCCAGCAGTCTGAATTCCTCGGCCCGATCATCGAGCGCGAGCTGGACATCCTGGCCATGGCCGGCGCCCTTCCCGAACCGCCGCCCGAAGTGGCCGATCTGTTGCAAGACGGCATGATCAAGGTCGAGTACACCAGCCCGCTGTCGCGCCTGATGCGATCCGAGGACGCCGTGGCGATCCTGCGTACATTCGAGCAACTGGCGCCGATAGCCGAGATCGACCCGGGCGTGCTCGATGTCTTCGACACAGAGGCCCTGCCGCGCGAGCTGGCCGAGATCAACGGCGTGCCGGCCAAGGTGCTGCGTTCGCCCGAGACGGTGGCCAAGATCAAGGAAGGCAAGCGACAATCCGCCGCCATGCAGTCCATGCTGGCCGCCGCTCCGGTCGCCGCCGATGCTGCAAAGAGCCTGACCGAGGCCGCCGCCACCGCGGCAAGCGTGCCGCAGGCCATGCCGGGGATGGCGTGATGCGTGACGACTCCTGGCAGCAAGAGGACAAGGAATGGCGGGAATTGATGATCGACGGCGCCATCAACGCCGTCTTGCTGATCTGCGCGCTGGCGCCTGTCGTGTTCTGGTTGCTGTCCACCGTCGTTTGCCTCGTCTGCTGATGGGCGTGCTCGACTACGTGCGCCGGATGCGCGCCATGCGCCAAGCCTTCCGGCAATGTTTCCTCGGCGCCGACGGAAAGCCGACCCCGCAAGGGGAGCTGGTGCTGGCCGAGCTGCGCCGCTTCTGCCATGGCAGCCGTCCGACGCTGAAGTCCGGCATCAACGGCATTGATCCTTACGCCTCCGTCGCCGCCGCCGCTCGGCAGGAGGTTTTCTTCCGCATCACGGCCATGCTCGAGCTGAACGACTCGGACATCAACCGTATGCAGGAGCTTGCGGCACGACAACAAGGAGATGACGTTTATGGCTGAACCTGCACTGAACAACGACGGCGGCAACGGCGAGGGCTCCGCGTCCGGCGCCAGCAACGACCAGACCTGGGCGGCCGGCTTCGACGAGGAAACCCGCGGCTGGCTGGGCGGCATGGGAGTGGACAAGCTCCCGCCCGACAAGGCGTTGGCCAAGGTGATCCCGATGTACCGCAACGCCGAAAAGAAGCTCGGCGTACCGGCTGACCGCCTCTTTACGCTGCCGAAGGACGAGAACGACGCCGACGGCTTCCGCGCCGCCATGGTCAAGCTCGGCCTGCCGGAAACCCCGGACGGCTACGAATTGAAGGCGCCGGACGGAGATTCGGCAATTTCCTCAAGACCGCTACCGGCTGGATGCACGAGTTGGGCATTCCGAAGTCGCAGGCGCATGGCTTGGCTGCCAAGTGGAATGCCTACGTGCAGGCGCAGACGGCCGCCGCCGCCGAGGCGCAGAAGGCCCGCAACGCCGAGGACTACGCCGCACTGGAAAAGGAGTGGGGCGACCAGTACGACGCCAAGATCGAACTGGGCAACCGCGTGATTCGTGCGGCCGGCTTGAGCGAAGACGAGGCCCGCAAGATCACCGGCGCCATCGGTCTGAAGCGCGCCGCCACGCTGTTTGCCTACTTGGGCGGCTCCATGGGTGAGCACAACTTCAAGGGTGGAGAGCATGGCGGCAACCGCTTCCAGATGTCGCCGGCCGAGCTGCGCAGCAAGATCGGCAGCATCGAGGCGGACCCGGCTTATCAGGATCCGGCCTCGCCCAAGCACGCCGCGCTGGTGCAGGAAGCCTTTGAGCTGCGCAAGCTGCTTTACCCGGACCAGTAACCCTACGCTAAAGCGTACAACTGCGCGAATCCCCGGGCATAGGATTCGCGCATCAACGCGGGCAGGCCGGCATCCGCCGGTTCCGCTGACAGACAGCAAAGACTGACCGCCTGGCCTGGCGATAACGGGCAAGAAGTGGTTCCGGGTCGCCGGGGAGGCCCTTCGAAAAGTCGGTTTTTAACTTTTTGGAGGACTCTCACATGAGCACCCAAATCACGACCGCCATGGTCGAGCAGTACAAGGCGAACGTCCTGATGCTCTCGCAGCAGAAGGGTTCGAAGCTCCGCGCCACCGTGCGCACCGAGCAAGTCACCGGCAAGTCGGCCTACTT is a window from the Rhodospirillales bacterium genome containing:
- a CDS encoding head-tail connector protein; the encoded protein is MAESRADEIIRRQDQLRSARSNWESLWQEVADRVWPQMSDFLSKREPGAKRTEKIFDSTACLALEKFAAALHSLITPDNQQYHGLVPADKELREYHPLKQYLEDVTEILFAVRRSPFANFSSQASECYKSLGAFGTMGMMVEDIPGRGIRYKSCHLAELYISENDHGIIDTVHRRFEYTARQAASAFGMERLPDKIKAALERKDEVSKFEFIHAVEPNREQKRGRLDYEGMAFKSCYVSVEGKQLMEEGGYRTFPYAVSRYSTNPKEVYGRGPAMMVLPDIKMLNEMEKTTLRAGHMAVDPPLLLLEDGALQGFQMRPRALNFGGIDGEGRQMVQPLKTGANLPWQIEMNDGKRKLINEAFLVTLFQILVETPQITATEAMLRAQEKGQLLAPTMGRQQSEFLGPIIERELDILAMAGALPEPPPEVADLLQDGMIKVEYTSPLSRLMRSEDAVAILRTFEQLAPIAEIDPGVLDVFDTEALPRELAEINGVPAKVLRSPETVAKIKEGKRQSAAMQSMLAAAPVAADAAKSLTEAAATAASVPQAMPGMA